One Myxococcota bacterium genomic window, CCCGGCGGCGGCAGCTCGAACCCGCGCGCGCTCAGGCCGGTACCCGAGGATGGCACGACCGCCTCCCCGTGATGCGCCGTGCGATACACCGCGTCCTGGGCGTAGGCCATGTTGAAACCGTTCACGATCTGCTCGACACCCGGGCCGCCGTAGACGGGAAGCGGGGACGTGTGGCTTCCGTTGACCCAACGCTGCATCCCCAGCTCGCCGAGTCCATCGATGTGGTCGCTGTGGAAATGGGTGAGGAAGACCGCCTGGATGCGACCCGGCCCCCAGCGGAACAAGCGCTGCAGGTTGCGCACGCCGCCGGTCCCGGCGTCGATGATGAAGATCCGCTCACCGGCCACGACCGCCACGCACGGCCCGGAGCGTTCCTCCGACGGCAGGGGCCCTCCCGCACCACAAAGCCCCACGTGCAGGCCGTCGGGGAGATCGTCCACCGCGTCTCCCGCCATGTTGCGCTCGAGCACCGTGCGCATCACGCGGGTCGAGACCGAGCCGCACGCCAGCTGCGCCAGGGCCGCAACCGAGCAGAGCAGGGTCGCGAGAAGGATCCAACGCTTCATCTTGCGAAACCTCCCACTGGCGCGACCGAGCGCCTCGTGAAACCGTCGGTCGCGGAGAACGTCAAGCGGCCAGAACCTAAGTGGCGGAGCGCGTGGACGCCAACGCCGGTCTGGTACTCTCGTGCGCCACGAAGGAGCTCACCCCATGGCGGATGCCCGCGTCGTCCTTTCGAACGCTCAGCTGATCGACGGAGTGGGGGACCCGAAGAGCGGGGCCCACCTCGTCATCGAAGGGAACACGATCACCGCCGCTGGCGCGGGTGATGCCGAGACCCGACCCGACGACCGTGTCGTCGACCTGGCTGGCAAGACGGTGATGTCGGGCCTCGTCCAGGGCCACTTCCATTCGGGCTTCGGCCCCTATCCGACGCTGGGCGCCGCACCGATCCTCGGTCTCGAAGCCGCACCGCCCTACATGGGGATGGTCGCCGCGAAGAACGCGCAGATCGCGCTGCAGACCGGCACGACGGGCATCATCGGTTCGAGCTGCGGCGACAACCTCGATGTCTGCCTGCGCGAGGCCATGATCATGGGTCTCGTCCAGGGACCCCGCATCATCGCCTGCGGACACGAGTTCATGGCATCCGGCGACATGGCCGACGGCATGAACCGCTCCTGGTTCATGGGGATCCAGCACTCGGGCCTCACGCGGCGCCTCGATGGCGCCGAGGAGTTCCGCCAGGCGACCCGCGAGGAGATCGGACGCGGCTGCGAGATCATCAAGCTCTCGATCGCACCCGGCCACGGTTCCTCGCCGGTGCGGGACGTCTGCTACCTCAGCCGCGAAGAACTCGAAGCAGTGGTGGGCGTCGCCCACGACCACGGAAAGCTGGTGCGCGCCCACTGCCCGTCGCGAATCGGGATTCTCGAGTGTGCCCGCGCAGGCGTCGACATCATCGACCACGCCGACCGCATCGACGACGAATGTATCGAAGCCGTGGTGAAGAGCGGCGCGGCGATCACGCCGAGTCTGCTCTGGTCGACGCGCTTCCTGCAGTTCGCCGAGAACTGGGACTACGCGAATGGCCCGTTCCCGATCGGCGAAGGCTTCGCCGAGACCCACGACCAGGTGCTCGCCCGGCTGCGCGGAGTGCGTGAGGACTTCGAGTACACCTGCGAGCAGCTTCCGAAGATGATGGAAGCCGGCGTGAGTCTCGTCTGTGGCGACGACTTCGGCTTCGCGATGATGCCCCACGGCGACTACGTGTCCGAGTACGAGGTCTACACGAAGCAGATGAACCTGCCGGCCCTCGAGGTGCTGCGCTGGGCCAGCGTGAACGGCGCGAAGGTGATGGCGGGCCCCCTCGGCCTCGACGCGGGACACGGAACCCTGGTCGCGGGCCAGCGCGCCGACCTCATCGTGGTCGACGGTGACCCGGTGGCGGACATCTCCTGCCTGCGCGATCGCATCGTGGGCATCGTGCGGGACGGCGAGTTCATCCGCGACGCGATCGGCTGAGCCGAAGGGCAGCCGCTGGACGTCAGGGGGCCATCGTGTCCGGCGTGTCGAAACCGCTCGGCCGGTGGATCCCGATGCACATGTTCTCGTGCATGCCGTAGCCGACTTCGCCGGTCGAGAGCTCATAGCGGCACAGGGTCTCGTTGAGGAACGCCCAGGAAGAGCGCTTCTCCTGGGTGCTCATGTCGTGCACCAGGCCCTGGACGACGTTCTCTCCGCGCCAGGTGCCGTGACCCCAATCGGCGTCGGGGCGGTAGCCCGAGCCTGCCGCGAGGTACACCGTGCGGAGCGGCGTGTTCCGGCTCTCGAGGGTGACCGTATCGTCGCGTCGGATCACGACGCGTGACGCAGCCATCTCCCGTGTGCCCGAGAGGTAGTCGATCTCCACCTCGGGGCGCCCGAGGTGTTCGTGGGGCTTGTCGTGCCCGAAGTTCCACACCTTCATCGACTCTTCCTGGACACGATTCCCGTCGTAGTCCTCGTCGACGCAGACCTTCACCATGTAGTCGTCGAACTGCATCGGCAACCAGTTGTGCAGGAAACCCACCGTGGCGTTCGCCATGTCCTTCAGGCGGATGCCGGGCGCTTCGGGTTCGCCGACGGGCCGGACGCCCCAGGAACGATCGCGGGCGCCCTTCCACCGGGTCGGCTCCACCTCGTAGGTCTGGCCGGCCACTTCGAGACGCCCACTCCAGCTGCCCACCTGGGCGTAGCGGCTGACGTCCTGGGTGATGCGCGCGCGCGTGCGTGTGAAGGACTTCGGCTCCTCGAGCGCCGGGATCGTCCCCTCGAAGGTGAGGTCGAAGGCGATGCCCCATTCGTTCTCGTCGCAGCGCAGCCGGAGCTTCTTCAACCCTTCGAGCACCTCGACCGAGAGCGGCCCCACCTGGGTGTCGAGCCGGTCGTGCCCCAGCTCGCGTGACGCGCGCACGGTGTACTGCTGTTCGCCGTGGGAGATCGTCACGAACGCATCGGTCACGCCGAGATTCGGGTACTGCCCCATGCCGGTGACCAGGAAGAGCTCGTCGCTCGACGGATGACAGTTGAAGTAGTAGCGATCGTAGAAGTTCTTATCGCTGGTGAAGACGTAGTCGAAGGTATCGGTGGTCTGGTGGGCGAGAAACTCGTCCATCGGGCTGATCGGCACGAAGACTCCTGGCGGTGGGGCGAGCCGCAAATCGCGGTGCGGCCATCCTAACCCCCCGACCCGCGCCAGCGAAACGCGGACGCGAGACGCTGGGAATGGTCCGACCGATGCGGCAGCATGGGTCGCGCCGCCCGAGGAGATCGTCATGACGTCTGTACGTTGGCTCGTCCTTCCCCTGCTGCTCGCCACCGCGTGCGGTCCGCTGGTCATGATTCCCGGCGGCGCGCTCTCCGGGATGCCCCAGGAGGTGCCCCGCGATTGGAGCTTCACCGACGGCGTCGACGTCGTGCAGCTCGAGACCCGACCCGACGATCCGTACTCGGTGAACGTCTGGACCGTGGCCGCCAACGACGCCCTCTACGTCGTGGCCGGGACGGGCGCCGAGTCCGCTTGGGTCCAGCACATCGAGGCCGATCCGCGCGTGCGCCTGCGGGTGGGCGACGACCTCTACGACCTCCGCGCGGTCCGCGCCGACGACGACGCCGAGGTCGACGCCTTTCTCGAAGCCGCCATGGCGAAGTACGACTTCGAGCCCGAAGAAGGACAACGCGAACAGGCGGTGCTCTACCGGTTGGTCGCGCGCTAGTCCCGATCGGTCAGGCGGCAGGACGCGCTAGAGGCCGCCCGTCACGTCCAGGATGCTGCCGTGGCTGTACGCCGCGGCATCCGACGCGAGCCACAGGATCGCCTCGGCCACCTCCTGGGCCGTGCCCGGACGCTGGGTCGGAATGCGTTCCCGAAGCCGCTTCGGGCGATCGGGCTCGCCTCCGCTCGCGTGGATCTCCGTGTCGATGACACCGGGCCGTACGGCCGAGACCCGGATGCCGTCGGAAGCGACCTCCTTCGCGAGCCCGATCGTGAAGGTGTCGATGGCGCCTTTGGAGGCGGCGTAGTCGATGTACTCGCCCGGCGAGCCCAGACGCGCGGCGCCGGAAGAGACGTTGACGATCACACCGCCTTCGCCCCCAGCAGAGCGCGCGATCCGGCGAACCGCTTCACGCGCACACAGCAGCGACCCCAGCACGTTCACGTCGAGAATGCGTTGGATGCGTTCACCCGACATCTCCGCGAGGGGCATCTGGGTGTCGAGGATGCCGGCGTTGTTCACGAGCACGTCCAGCCGACCCCACTCGGAGTCGAGGTGCGCAAAGAGCGCGACGACTTCGGCCTCGTGAGCCACGTCCGCGCACAGCAAGAGGGCGCGACGACCGGTGGCACGTACGTCGGCCGCCACCTCCTCCGCCGCCTCGAGGCTGCGATGCGCGTGCACGGCCACGTCGAAGCCGCGCCGGGCGGCGAGCCGCGCCGTCGCCGCACCGATGCCCCGGCTCGCTCC contains:
- a CDS encoding MBL fold metallo-hydrolase gives rise to the protein MKRWILLATLLCSVAALAQLACGSVSTRVMRTVLERNMAGDAVDDLPDGLHVGLCGAGGPLPSEERSGPCVAVVAGERIFIIDAGTGGVRNLQRLFRWGPGRIQAVFLTHFHSDHIDGLGELGMQRWVNGSHTSPLPVYGGPGVEQIVNGFNMAYAQDAVYRTAHHGEAVVPSSGTGLSARGFELPPPGETVVVYEDDGLQVRAFAVQHAPVEPAVGYRFDYRGRSVAISGDTTRSESLIQASQGVDLLVHEALSFELVGIMQEAAEAAGNEAIAKIAVDILDYHADPAQVAEVATAVGAGHLLFYHVVPPLPLPGLEGIFLEGVSDNYDGGVTLGRDGSWISLPAGVEDIDVMAD
- a CDS encoding amidohydrolase family protein is translated as MADARVVLSNAQLIDGVGDPKSGAHLVIEGNTITAAGAGDAETRPDDRVVDLAGKTVMSGLVQGHFHSGFGPYPTLGAAPILGLEAAPPYMGMVAAKNAQIALQTGTTGIIGSSCGDNLDVCLREAMIMGLVQGPRIIACGHEFMASGDMADGMNRSWFMGIQHSGLTRRLDGAEEFRQATREEIGRGCEIIKLSIAPGHGSSPVRDVCYLSREELEAVVGVAHDHGKLVRAHCPSRIGILECARAGVDIIDHADRIDDECIEAVVKSGAAITPSLLWSTRFLQFAENWDYANGPFPIGEGFAETHDQVLARLRGVREDFEYTCEQLPKMMEAGVSLVCGDDFGFAMMPHGDYVSEYEVYTKQMNLPALEVLRWASVNGAKVMAGPLGLDAGHGTLVAGQRADLIVVDGDPVADISCLRDRIVGIVRDGEFIRDAIG
- a CDS encoding nitroreductase/quinone reductase family protein, whose protein sequence is MTSVRWLVLPLLLATACGPLVMIPGGALSGMPQEVPRDWSFTDGVDVVQLETRPDDPYSVNVWTVAANDALYVVAGTGAESAWVQHIEADPRVRLRVGDDLYDLRAVRADDDAEVDAFLEAAMAKYDFEPEEGQREQAVLYRLVAR
- a CDS encoding SDR family oxidoreductase, which produces MLVTGASRGIGAATARLAARRGFDVAVHAHRSLEAAEEVAADVRATGRRALLLCADVAHEAEVVALFAHLDSEWGRLDVLVNNAGILDTQMPLAEMSGERIQRILDVNVLGSLLCAREAVRRIARSAGGEGGVIVNVSSGAARLGSPGEYIDYAASKGAIDTFTIGLAKEVASDGIRVSAVRPGVIDTEIHASGGEPDRPKRLRERIPTQRPGTAQEVAEAILWLASDAAAYSHGSILDVTGGL